The following are encoded in a window of Pyrenophora tritici-repentis strain M4 chromosome 6, whole genome shotgun sequence genomic DNA:
- a CDS encoding Serinc multi-domain protein, whose amino-acid sequence MGALLSVPFLAMPAMGTVWSVAASCCGAATCSAVMGSCGGKCGNSIATRIAYALILLINSIVSWIMLTDWAMKKLAHLTLDYVDIKCHGEQCYGYVAVQRINFALGFFHVLMALMLIGVRSSKDGRATIQNGFWAPKILGWIGMIVLTFFIPNSFFIVWGNYFAMVGACLFLLIGLILLVDLAHNWAEYCQEKIETTESRVWTGMLVGSAISMYLASFAMTIVMYIFFAKSGCGMNQAAITINLILLLISSVASIHPAVQDVNPRAGLAQSAIVAVYCTYLTLSAVGMEPDDHQCNPLIRSRGTRKATIIIGAIVTFVTVAYTTTRAATYGLALGAQGNPHGNGYAQVGTEDYEHGLVTQQPESRRDMRQAALRAAYNYTLFHIIFFLSTTWVATLLTTNFDEKDVSHSFVPVGRTYWASWAKIISAWVCYGIYTWTLVAPLVLPDRFDY is encoded by the exons ATGGGCGCACTGTTGTCGGTGCCGTTTTTGGCGATGCCTGCCATGGGCACG GTTTGGAGCGTCGCCGCCTCCTGTTGTGGCGCGGCGACTTGCAGCGCCGTCATGGGCTCTTGCGGAGGAAAGTGTGGGAATAG CATCGCGACCCGTATCGCATACGCGCTCATTCTTCTCATCAACTCAATCGTTTCATGGATCATGCTCACCGACTGGGCCATGAAGAAGCTTGCCCACTTGACGCTGGATTACGTCGACATCAAATGCCACGGGGAACAGTGCTACGGATACGTCGCGGTGCAGCGCATCAACTTCGCTCTCGGTTTCTTCCACGTTCTCATGGCACTAATGCTCATCGGAGTACGGTCTTCTAAGGACGGTCGCGCAACTATCCAGAACGGTTTCTGGGCCCCCAAGATTCTCGGATGGATTGGAATGATTGTCTTGACCTTTTTCATCCCGAACTCGTTCTTTATCGTCTGGGGCAACTACTTCGCCATGGTCGGCGCCTGCCTGTTCCTCCTCATTGGACTCATCCTGCTCGTGGATCTGGCGCACAACTGGGCCGAGTACTGCCAGGAAAAGATTGAAACCACCGAGTCGCGCGTTTGGACAGGCATGCTTGTGGGTAGTGCCATTTCCATGTACCTGGCTTCATTTGCCATGACTATTGTCATGTACATCTTCTTCGCCAAGAGCGGATGTGGCATGAACCAGGCAGCCATCACT ATTAACCTCATTTTGCTTCTGATCTCATCCGTCGCTTCAATCCACCCCGCTGTACAAGACGTAAACCCCCGAGCAGGTCTCGCGCAATCCGCCATCGTCGCCGTCTACTGCACCTACCTCACCCTGTCGGCCGTGGGCATGGAACCCGACGACCACCAATGCAACCCACTTATCCGCTCCCGCGGCACCCGCAAAGCGACCATCATCATCGGTGCCATTGTCACATTTGTCACAGTAGCCTACACCACGACGCGCGCCGCAACTTACGGTCTCGCTCTCGGTGCCCAAGGTAACCCACACGGCAACGGCTACGCCCAAGTCGGCACTGAAGACTATGAGCACGGTCTTGTTACCCAGCAGCCTGAGTCCCGCCGCGACATGCGCCAAGCCGCACTCCGCGCCGCC TACAACTACACCCTCTTCCAcatcatcttcttcctcagCACAACCTGGGTCGCTACACTGCTCACCACAAACTTTGACGAAAAAGATGTGTCACACAGTTTCGTCCCTGTCGGTCGCACATACTGGGCTAGCTGGGCCAAGATTATTAGTGCGTGGGTGTGCTATGGCATTTACACTTGGACGCTCGTTGCGCCGCTTGTCCTGCCCGATCGGTTCGATTATTAG
- a CDS encoding MFS transporter: MVTEEKPPAHQKTRIVSVAAATCIALACGTNYAYSAWAPQFADKLQLSATQSNVIGTAANLGMYASGIPMGMITDRKSPRLTTFIGMFALFAGYYPIKLAYDGGPGYMSVALISFCSFLSGVGSCAAFSGALKTATLNWPTHRGTATAFPMAAFGLSAFFYTLIAGVAFPGNTSGLLMMLALATSLLVLVSIPFLIVVDHKSGAGYAALPTTERPRRDSNLLTRTKTSSSKYKSSVIPEQEITPSEEHDGPSTETSSLISSLPGDIIDNDDATSKKSAHSCTDITGLALLNKAEFWQIWVLMGLLTGIGLMTINNIGHDVQALWKHFDEDIDGDFVAHRQLLHVSIISVCSFLGRLSSGIGSDLIVKRLRHSRFWCAAISAAIFALAQLAAIRVEDPHYLWVVSGLCGLGYGVLFGVCPSLVVDAFGSDGFAVNWGFMTIAPVVSGNIFNLFYGAVYDSNSVVEADGQRACELGLKCYRTAYYVTLASSILGIFACFWGIYGEHVRKRRELEEHDAHRDA, from the exons ATGGTCACCGAAGAGAAGCCACCTGCTCACCAGAAAACCCGAATCGTGAGCGTCGCTGCAGCCACGTGCATCGCGCTCGCATGTGGGACAAAT TACGCGTACAGTGCGTGGGCTCCTCAATTTGCGGACAAGCTGCAACTATCTGCCACCCAGAGCAATGTCATC GGAACCGCTGCCAATCTGGGCATGTATGCCTCAGGAATACCCATGGGCATGATAACAGATCGGAAGAGTCCGAGACTCACTACCTTCATTGGAATGTTTGCATTGTTTGCGGGTTACTATCCTATCAAGCTTG CATATGATGGAGGTCCGGGCTACATGAGTGTAGCTCTGATATCTTTTTGTTCATTTTTAAGCGGTGTTGGCAGTTGTGCTGCCTTTTCAGGCGCACTGAAAACTG CCACACTCAACTGGCCAACACACCGAGGCACAGCAACCGCATTTCCAATGGCTGCTTTTGGATTGAGTGCCTTCTTCTATACGCTGATTGCTGGAGTCGCGTTCCCTGGCAATACTTCTGGACTACTCATGATGCTTGCCCTTGCTACCTCACTTCTCGTGCTAGTATCCATACCCTTTCTCATCGTCGTTGATCACAAATCCGGCGCAGGTTACGCCGCACTCCCCACTACTGAGCGACCTCGACGTGATTCTAATCTACTTACAAGGACAAAGACTAGTAGCAGCAAATATAAATCATCTGTCATTCCAGAGCAGGAAATCA CACCGTCCGAAGAGCACGATGGTCCCTCTACCGAAACATCATCCCTTATATCGTCTCTTCCCGGCGATATAATCGACAATGACGACGCGACCAGCAAGAAGTCAGCTCACAGTTGCACAGATATAACCGGGCTGGCCTTGCTCAATAAGGCAGAATTTTGGCAAATTTGGGTGCTTATGGGCCTTTTGACTGGCATTGGTCTTATGACTATCAA CAATATTGGACACGATGTTCAGGCTCTCTGGAAACACTTTGATGAAGATATCGACGGCGACTTTGTTGCTCATCGTCAGTTGCTGCATGTGTCCATCATCTCTGTATGCTCGTTTCTTGGACGCCTGTCTTCTGGCATTGGTTCCGATCTTATCGTGAAGCGACTTCGCCATTCACGTTTTTGGTGTGCGGCCATCTCGGCGGCCATCTTTGCGTTGGCCCAACTAGCCGCCATTCGCGTCGAAGATCCACATTACTTATGGGTTGTGTCTGGACTCTGCGGACTCGGCTATGGCGTACTATTTGGTGTCTGCCCATCGCTCGTCGTCGATGCATTCGGTTCAGATGGGTTTGCCGTCAACTGGGGATTTATGACAATCGCTCCTGTTGTTAGCGGTAACATCTTCAACCTGTTCTATGGCGCTGTGTACGACTCCAACTCGGTGGTTGAAGCCGACGGCCAGCGCGCTTGCGAGTTGGGACTCAAGTGCTATCGGACAGCGTACTATGTTACTCTTGCCTCCAGCATTTTGGGTATCTTTGCGTGTTTCTGGGGTATCTACGGTGAACATGTAAGGAAGAGGCGGGAATTGGAAGAACACGATGCGCATAGGGACGCTTGA
- a CDS encoding Periplasmic protein TonB — translation MPAPLAKGTGSPYTTPHRNAPNAHHPNHPLTSGLIIAASVIVAAGIAIYESPQVRAWADQTRRKIAVALHSLGDDIQPRRPSESSDDFEERKRRRDELIKRNRNELIRRAREEGIAVDLDELARIGTENAEAAEKRSRADRTKSFDDLLDNDGTLKNNTTSTGTETQKGDVRKRGAAGFAAGAVAAAAMANPFSDDQTLLDNDDQDDAPSPKPFTYSEPSACESTATIQHVVPSTPPTATLVDLTPSPETPCPARASPEETEQAAQSFYSFTSSHASLPPLIPAADVTAAEEVQEDEEPEHVSTGTLTPRSERSTTMAAISPTSSQAPSSPHAPSSVVDMFSMQNDTDHDARSEIFSEGGFTDAFSEGGFSEFEDERRGVMTPNSWTDVGSDDGSEWGGAAGGNGHVSQVHQ, via the exons ATGCCTGCGCCACTGGCCAAAG GCACCGGCTCGCCGTATACCACGCCACATCGCAATGCTCCCAACGCGCACCATCCTAACCACCCCTTGACATCAGGCCTCATAATCGCCGCGTCCGTCATCGTTGCTGCCGGTATCGCCATCTACGAATCTCCCCAGGTGCGAGCATGGGCGGACCAGACCCGTCGCAAGATCGCTGTCGCTCTGCATTCACTCGGTGACGACATTCAGCCCCGCCGACCGAGCGAGTCGTCGGATGACTTTGAAGAGAGAAAGCGGAGAAGGGATGAGCTGATTAAGAGGAATAGGAATGAGCTAATAAGGCGTGCGAGGGAAGAAGGTATCGCGGTTGATCTGGACGAGCTGGCTAGGATTGGCACCGAGAACGCTGAGGCGGCTGAGAAAAGGTCGAGGGCTGATCGGACGAAGAGCTTCGACGATCTTCTTGACAACGACGGCACTCTCAAGAACAACACTACTTCAACTGGCACCGAGACACAAAAGGGCGACGTCAGGAAGCGTGGAGCCGCTGGCTTCGCTGCTGGCGCCGTCGCCGCTGCTGCCATGGCAAACCCCTTCTCCGACGACCAAACTCTCCTCGACAACGACGACCAAGACGACGCCCCCTCACCCAAACCATTTACCTACTCTGAACCCAGCGCCTGTGAAAGTACCGCCACTATTCAACACGTCGTCCCGTCTACTCCCCCCACCGCTACCCTCGTCGACCTAACACCCTCGCCCGAGACGCCCTGCCCCGCCCGCGCCTCACCCGAAGAAACCGAACAAGCCGCCCAATCCTTCTACTCCTTCACATCCTCGCATGCCTCCCTCCCACCCCTTATCCCCGCTGCCGATGTCACCGCCGCAGAAGAAGTACAGGAAGATGAAGAACCAGAACACGTCTCCACAGGCACCCTCACCCCGCGCTCCGAGCGCTCCACAACAATGGCCGCCATCTCCCCCACCTCTTCCCAAGCCCCATCATCACCTCACGCCCCCTCCTCCGTCGTTGACATGTTCAGCATGCAAAACGACACCGACCACGACGCTCGTTCAGAAATCTTCTCCGAAGGCGGTTTCACGGATGCGTTTTCCGAGGGCGGCTTCAGCGAGTTCGAGGATGAGAGAAGGGGTGTTATGACACCGAACTCTTGGACCGATGTTGGCAGCGATGATGGGAGTGAGTGGGGTGGTGCTGCTGGTGGTAATGGACATGTTAGTCAGGTGCATCAGTAG
- a CDS encoding Herpes-BLLF1 multi-domain protein, producing the protein MSASIETEILNKYNLSTLYPAAWPEEKDAADEEDEFDQPAPKATPQAIRRSRSRYSILEPSARFSRQIPGAERSKDGVETLVQKDEQDPLGMYPSVVQVLRAKNIQVEDDIKLRNRFLLSSTTFSPSLFLSQVHNEASTDSLLAGLDFLSRSIEQKSASLKILVESNFDRFVGAKATIDRVYNEMRDQGKEHLEPPSGPQHTRGASRSSFSGRKTSANTSLAPGADAAPVEKKKNALVKESEYGVHGIKVPLTEVAVKAEEVWGPALNGREREETLKSILESVDHHRGLFEVGSAMQDAIRRKDHETITEEYKRARKYADEARYIVEKATSARIPLTDAEIHQVIVTARMWSDVERQVEHFKRDSWKRLTAAHFTNIQTSEETKSDEYLSIISIMLELGVEDNPIWVWLLSRYEHLKFRLNTTCQRSVVEIEILRRHLANGEKPSLRLLQKYLRSVPTSSNITAEPSKLDNPKVIEFWEHVYASMNTLLSNKGGLLAELVEYWEIAQSFLSGRAQRNLPTGYQGQSSVHHRLTAENKEELERGLTELITILREHLFSFFSDPPIEDVSLLFSPLPMSPTPTTPRTPLSALMSPSSASRSRFDPAKVPPPSPSRGEAWEKYAFWPPHSNALSGSHYLSKTLVLIGTAANELASLQIPENGSGGRLDEALRLLLGGVRERCAQAVCAAWNTDAEKLKVLEDWTRNADRKDTTNLPQRFLAVQSFLLNNLQKILYVESSSKTRVDVVVPPSNKLLQMVRSQFVTSFYRTLSGMVECAERGRKALGEEFEIKGDDLTIDGQEDQFENDWGRVDSNKKASSIIPITSPSTNNPQSNRLLLTLANMTAFQSEITPQLLSLFETLFSVQLSDETNRIRDVLSQLDLQLFRSYTKPHATKIHATIESGIFSPSWAPEPSSGSKSVADRDPSPYVFSVLLDLVIVHTESSTTSAPLTPRILRSLFEATTASLISTFQSDNLPTISLPQLMQATLDVEFMAQTLASYTTEKASQIQTDIYQVLDQKTDNAARGGDQGAVCVF; encoded by the exons ATGAGCGCGTCTATAGAGACGGAGATTCTGAACAAGTACAATCTCTCGACGCTGTACCCCGCAGCATGGCCTGAGGAGAAGGACGCCGCcgacgaggaggatgaattCGACCAACCAGCCCCCAAAGCCACACCCCAAGCAATCCGCCGGTCACGTTCACGATATTCTATTCTAGAGCCCAGTGCCAGGTTTTCACGGCAGATTCCGGGCGCTGAACGATCGAAAGATGGCGTGGAGACGCTGGTACAAAAGGACGAACAGGACCCGTTGGGCATGTACCCGAGTGTAGTGCAGGTGCTGCGGGCGAAGAACATCCAGGTCGAAGATGACATCAAGTTGC GCAACCGCTTCCTCTTGAGCTCTACTACCTTTTCGCCCTCGCTATTTCTCTCACAAGTCCACAATGAAGCATCTACAGACTCACTGCTCGCCGGTCTTGACTTTCTTTCCCGGTCTATTGAGCAAAAGTCAGCATCGCTCAAGATCCTTGTAGAATCAAACTTCGATCGCTTCGTAGGCGCAAAGGCTACAATCGACCGCGTGTATAATGAGATGCGCGATCAAGGAAAAGAACATCTAGAGCCGCCCAGTGGCCCACAACATACTAGAGGAGCAAGCCGTTCGAGCTTTTCAGGCCGAAAGACCAGCGCAAACACATCCTTGGCACCGGGCGCCGATGCTGCGCCAGttgagaagaagaaaaaCGCGCTGGTCAAGGAAAGCGAATATGGTGTACATGGCATTAAGGTTCCACTCACTGAAGTCGCCGTCAAGGCAGAGGAGGTGTGGGGACCGGCGCTGAATGGCCGTGAAAGGGAAGAGACGCTCAAGTCCATACTGGAGTCTGTGGACCACCATCGAGGGCTGTTCGAGGTGGGGTCGGCCATGCAGGATGCGATACGGCGAAAAGACCACGAAACAATCACCGAAGAGTACAAGCGCGCGAGAAAGTACGCGGACGAAGCCCGCTATATAGTAGAAAAGGCCACTTCCGCTCGGATACCACTTACTGACGCTGAGATACACCAAGTTATTGTGACGGCGAGGATGTGGTCGGACGTGGAGCGACAGGTTGAGCATTTCAAGCGCGACTCTTGGAAGCGCCTGACCGCCGCACACTTTACGAACATCCAGACAAGCGAAGAAACCAAGTCGGACGAGTATTTGAGCATCATCTCCATCATGCTTGAGTTGGGTGTAGAAGATAACCCCATCTGGGTTTGGCTGCTTTCGCGCTATGAGCATCTCAAGTTCCGCCTCAACACTACATGCCAGCGATCAGTGGTTGAGATTGAGATTCTCCGCCGCCATTTGGCTAATGGCGAAAAGCCTAGTCTGCGATTGCTGCAAAAGTATCTCCGTTCAGTCCCTACTAGCAGCAACATTACTGCAGAACCATCGAAGCTGGACAACCCCAAGGTCATTGAATTCTGGGAACACGTGTATGCTTCAATGAATACCCTACTTTCGAACAAAGGTGGACTACTGGCCGAACTTGTGGAATATTGGGAAATTGCGCAGTCGTTCCTCTCTGGACGTGCGCAAAGGAATCTTCCTACTGGCTACCAAGGCCAGTCATCTGTCCATCATAGACTCACTGCCGAGAACAAGGAAGAGCTTGAAAGAGGTTTAACGGAGCTCATCACCATCCTACGAGAACATctcttctccttcttctctgATCCGCCTATTGAGGATGTATCACTGCTCTTTTCGCCACTCCCAATGTCTCCCACGCCGACAACACCAAGAACACCACTCAGCGCTCTCATGAGTCCTTCATCGGCGTCTAGGTCTCGTTTTGACCCAGCCAAAGtaccaccaccatcacccAGTCGAGGCGAGGCCTGGGAGAAGTATGCTTTCTGGCCTCCTCACTCCAATGCGCTTTCTGGGTCACACTATCTCTCTAAGACGCTGGTTTTGATTGGCACAGCAGCCAATGAACTTGCATCGTTACAGATTCCCGAGAATGGGAGCGGTGGCCGTCTTGATGAAGCTCTACGTTTGTTGCTTGGTGGTGTGCGTGAACGCTGCGCACAGGCTGTATGTGCAGCCTGGAACACTGATGCTGAGAAGCTCAAGGTTCTTGAAGACTGGACAAGAAATGCGGATCGCAAAGATACTACGAACCTACCACAACGCTTCCTCGCAGTGCAGAGTTTCCTGCTCAACAATCTGCAGAAGATATTATATGTTGAGTCGTCGAGCAAGACCAGAGTGGATGTAGTCGTACCGCCGAGCAATAAGCTGCTCCAAATGGTGAGAAGTCAATTCGTCACGAGCTTCTACCGCACACTGAGCGGAATGGTCGAATGTGCAGAGCGAGGAAGAAAAGCCCTAGGCGAAGAATTCGAAATCAAAGGCGACGACTTAACCATTGACGGACAAGAAGACCAATTCGAAAATGATTGGGGACGAGTCGACTCCAACAAAAAGGCAAGTTCTATCATCCCCATAACCTCACCATCTACTAACAACCCCCAGTCCAACCGCCTCCTCCTCACCCTAGCCAACATGACAGCCTTCCAATCAGAAATAACCCCCCAACTCCTCTCCCTCTTCGAAACCCTCTTCAGCGTCCAACTCAGCGACGAAACAAACCGCATCCGCGACGTCCTCTCGCAACTTGACCTCCAACTCTTCCGCTCCTACACCAAACCACACGCCACAAAAATCCACGCCACAATCGAATCCGGCATCTTCAGCCCCTCGTGGGCTCCCGAACCTAGCTCAGGTTCCAAATCCGTAGCCGACCGCGACCCAAGCCCCTACGTCTTCTCCGTGCTCCTCGACCTCGTAATCGTGCACACGGAATCAAGCACCACGTCCGCGCCGCTCACCCCCCGCATCCTGCGCTCGTTGTTCGAAGCCACAACCGCGTCTCTCATATCGACATTTCAGTCGGACAATCTACCCACCATCTCGCTGCCGCAGCTCATGCAAGCGACGCTGGATGTCGAGTTCATGGCGCAGACGCTTGCGAGTTATACCACGGAGAAGGCGAGTCAGATCCAGACGGATATCTATCAGGTGTTGGATCAGAAGACGGATAATGCGGCGAGG GGAGGGGACCAAGGTGCAGTTTGCGTGTTTTAG
- a CDS encoding mitochondrial carrier protein: protein MLAGGIGGTTGDMLMHSLDTVKTRQQGDPHMPPKYTSMGNTYYTIWRQEGFRKGLYGGVQPAFLGSFTGTVCFFGAYEWTKRTMIDMGVTPSVAYFSAGLIADLAAAPAYVPSEVLKTRLQLQGRYNNPYFNSGYNYRSTIDAARTIARTEGYSALFHGYKATLWRDLPFSALQFAFYEEERAWAKSYMGSNNIGLPLEIATAATAGGMAGVMTTPLDVVKTRIQTQHNGPSPSSSAPTAPKTNLTSSSSKHATSQKPKSKSTQIRPISTSSPSTTLKAHNAATLDTSSVITGLKIIYKTEGIAGWFRGVGPRAVWTSVQSGTMLVLYQTLLRYFEQHPLSRTGEDV, encoded by the exons ATGCTGGCAGGAGGTATAGGCGGTACAACAGGAGACATGCTGATGCATTCACTGGACACTGTCAAGACACGGCAACAGGGCGACCCGCATATGCCACCAAAGTACACTTCGATGGGGAATACCTACTACACCATATGGCGGCAGGAAGGTTTCAGAAAGGGCTTATACGGAGGAGTACAGCCAGCATTCCTCGGATCGTTCACTGGCACAGTATGCTTCTTCGGAGCCTACGAATGGACCAAGCGCACCATGATTGACATGGGCGTCACCCCATCAGTCGCATACTTTTCAGCCG GTCTCATCGCCGACCTCGCAGCCGCACCCGCATACGTTCCATCTGAAGTGCTCAAAACGCGACTCCAATTACAAGGACGCTACAACAATCCCTACTTCAACTCAGGCTACAACTACCGCTCTACCATCGACGCCGCCCGCACCATCGCTCGCACTGAAGGCTACAGCGCCCTCTTCCACGGCTACAAAGCCACTCTCTGGCGCGACCTCCCCTTCTCCGCCCTCCAATTCGCTTTCTACGAGGAAGAGCGCGCATGGGCAAAATCCTACATGGGCTCAAATAACATCGGCCTTCCCCTTGAAATCGCTACCGCCGCAACCGCAGGCGGCATGGCTGGCGTAATGACAACCCCCCTCGACGTAGTAAAAACTCGCATCCAAACCCAACACAACGGCCCGTCGCCGAGTAGTAGTGCGCCGACAGCACCGAAAACGAACCTCacatcgtcgtcgtcgaaACACGCAACATCACAGAAGCCGAAATCAAAATCAACACAAATCAGACCCATTTCCACGTCCTCGCCTTCTACAACGCTAAAAGCTCACAATGCCGCTACCTTGGATACATCGTCTGTGATAACCGGTCTCAAGATTATATACAAAACTGAGGGAATAGCCGGTTGGTTTAGAGGTGTGGGGCCCCGCGCTGTCTGGACGAGCGTTCAATCTGGTACTATGCTCGTCTTATATCAGACGCTCTTGCGGTATTTTGAACAACATCCACTCTCACGGACAGGAGAGGATGTGTGA
- a CDS encoding Ank-2 domain containing protein, with product MANKFMKMLERTNMSERSGRTIEDLVESNDQLSGWDAMQLRGWSQQNPTVPSRDLTDPLGQAFLSAFKKEFDAPKNYIETMIKALGGTEEARKTVRDDVYAKRWGPTKTPVYNLLLPALHMLPNNQEEILDIARYLVNDLKVPVEGKDALGCTALFWAISTKPYVQPEFAQILFDAGASVNTRSRFGNTAAAEISQAEVHGDTTKNVRMMRWYIEHGGDVVTKDTDGMNPETIVEMMRAKVPGQVLFDFVSICGLEDGT from the exons ATGGCGAACAAATTCATGAAAATGCTGGAAAGAACAAACATGAGCGAGCGGTCAGGCCG CACAATAGAAGATCTTGTAGAGTCCAACGACCAGCTTAGTGGTTGGGATGCTATGCAACTTCGAGGTTGGTCGCAACAGAACCCTACGGTGCCTAGTCGCGATCTCACCGACCCGCTTGGTCAGGCTTTCCTTAGTGCATTCAAGAAAGAATTCGACGCGCCGAAAAACTACATCGAAACCATGATCAAAGCACTTGGAGGTACTGAGGAAGCACGCAAGACTGTTAGAGACGATGTTTACGCAAAGCGCTGGGGACCGACCAAGACGCCCGTCTACAACCTTTTGCTGCCCGCGCTTCACATGCTACCGAACAACCAAGAGGAGATTCTAGACATTGCTCGCTACCTTGTGAATGATCTCAAGGTACCAGTCGAAGGCAAGGATGCCCTCGGCTGCACCGCTCTCTTCTGGGCCATATCCACAAAACCCTATGTCCAGCCGGAGTTTGCGCAAATACTATTCGACGCCGGGGCTTCTGTCAACACGAGGAGTCGCTTCGGCAACACTGCCGCAGCTGAGATCAGTCAAGCAGAAGTCCATGGAGATACCACCAAGAACGTGCGAATGATGAGGTGGTACATTGAGCACGGCGGCGACGTTGTAACCAAAGATACGGATGGCATGAACCCCGAGACTATTGTGGAAATGATGCGTGCAAAGGTACCGG GCCAGGTACTGTTCGACTTTGTGTCAATCTGCGGATTGGAAGATGGGACATAA